The Cydia pomonella isolate Wapato2018A chromosome 9, ilCydPomo1, whole genome shotgun sequence sequence ttggatttgatttagtttgatattttacagtcattattttcctcgcgttggtgtagtgaaaaatgttgttttcactcggtggcaaaatttgtttcaCCCTTGtcccttgaaaccctcgcaacgctcaagatcccACTTTTGGaactactcgctacgctcgttgTTCAATTTTGGGGTTTttcttgctcgggtatcaatattggaACGCgcggttaaacaataactttgcctcccttctaaaacaaataaagaaCTATTAAATGCCCATATCTAACaacaccccacactataggaTTGACGCGGGAAACAAAATTCATCCTCACCTTAATTTATGTATGGGTAATTTATGCACCTCTCCTATTTTtcctagtttttaattaaatcacTTTGTCGGCTggctgatttatatatccatgccaaatgtTTTCtggcactaacgatcacggagcaaagccgcggacggacagacggacaatgGACATTGCTAACCAAATTTgccgcctgcggtatttccggaccgatacgaccttcaagaaaagagcgtactcccatcttaaaatccggcaacgcacttacaacccctctagagttgcgggtgtccatgggcggcggtagtggcttaccatcaggtgatccgtctgctcgattgccttctatatcataaaaaaaataaaccctTATATttgttgactacggaaccctaaaaaggttttacatatatttacataaatggAGTGCCCTCTATAAACATTACTTCTAAATAAGTACTACTTTGTTTAGAAATTACCTTTACcggcccgcgtagccaacatgccaatcattaaggctccgtagcgtagcgtagtcatctctttcTAACAgtattccatattagtgcgacagtgacagctgcgtttcgttcgctacggagcgttaacgattggcacgttggctacgcgggcattcgaaaagtggaatctttagcgttgcgagggtttcaagaaCGAGGGTGAAACATTTTGCCACCGAgtaaaacacaacatttttcaccacaccaacgcgaggaaagtTCATACATCTACGGTTAGATACTATAGCAGTATTCGAGTAGGTATGGTAGTCCATGATATACGGTCAGTCAAATATGGCAAAACTGAAAGAATTCTGTTTTTGGCATTTTGGCTTTGGCTATAGCTATCATTAATGCTCTTTAAGGCTTTTGCACAAATGttcaacaattttattattgttcgtAGAGCAacatcataaaattcataaatatcataaacacaaaattgttttatttctacaaaccttaaacttttaattattcAACCTCTTTAGGAGAGTAAATAAAGAAGTACAATAttgttttttaggttttttgaacaatgatattatttttatttacaataaaaaaatacataatggatatatacagaaggattactataactagcttaaatctaaaataggtccttgaggcttgaggcattgtaccaaagaatctggcggcatttcctcgttatatcgcaatactgatacgttgcgcgaggaagccgccagctcttcggtcaccaccgcgtagccaacgtgcatatcgttcacgctcgtggcgaacgaaacgcaactgtcacagtcgcactaatatggaagagtgacatAGAGATATAGCTAtgatacgctacggagcttcacgctccgtagcgtagcgatTGTAACGTTGGTTACGCGCGCGGCCAGTTACGTCGACCAGACGCTTTGCGATTTCGACAAAGATTAATTAATGGAATAAGATGTGTAAAGTCTAAGACAAATTCGTACTTCAATTATGATACTTAGCTGGTCTGAACCACTAGGGGTCCATCATCAGAGCCccaagtgtaaatttattcgatatcgtaacgtgacgtacgcttttgcgttaaatctcattttgtatggaatttagaaacagcgcaccaagcgggacgttttagaaactcaaaaccccatacaaaatgagacttaacggaaacgcgtacgtcacgttacgatatcgaataaatttacactaggggtactggtttacaaactcaaatatgtacttatacttATAGCTACACTATGTATGAGTAACGAATACATTTACGTAAagaataaataagtacttaataccagtagtaggtatattgttaaccaagggatgaaatgaaaGGGGTTCGACATGattgtttattttacaaaatgtgaGTAACtttactaagtataaacttagtAATATTTCTTGAGGTAGCTTGCACGAGTACTGTAAGTTACGAGCTTACGAGTATAATAATCGTAATTTATGGACTGGAGTTAAAAGtatggaaataataaaaatatacaacattcCATTTTTAACTGTTTAACTCACTAGGGTCGAAACGTATCACTTTGTACCCTCTTCAATACATACAATGAAatagataaaaaattaaaaaaatattatatttcaattcatattttatttcatagaaaaaataaataattgaataaattattacacaGTAGGTACCTTAATTCGCTATCTCACTCGTTACAACTATTtgttgcaaaaattatattttggaCATGTGATCATGAGCGTGTTCACCCAAAGCCGTGTGGTCACCGGTAAGCACCCTTGTGCTGATGAGTGAGTCCAAGTGGTGATGATGAGGACCGAGATTCGCGTCCCTCTGAGCCTCTGACCACGACTTTTCCATTGCCTCCTTCAATTCAGTGGTTTCCTCATTCTCCGCCTGCTTGTACGCCGGAGCCGCATAGCCGTGGTGGGTGGCTAGATGACCAGCTACAACGTTGGGGGCGCAGCTAAGAAGGAGTGGAACTCCGCAAGGACCAATCTTTCCATGAGGGAAGTAGCCCACTGCTCCGCTCGGGGCTGCCGGTGCCAGGGAAATCGCAGACGCTGACGCTCCGTAGCTGGGACCTTCGTACGAGCGAGCGCGTTCAGAATGCTCATCAGTCATTTCTTCTTCTCTGTAGTGGGGGGCGCCTTGAGGAGCCAGGTATAGCGCTAAAGGTGCTGCCCCAGCGCAGGGAGGACCGTATGAAGTGCCATACGATCCGCCAGCGCCGTATGGAGAACCCGATGGAGATTTCTTCGTCCTCTCCTTCAGGATTAAGTCATCGGTGGGTGCAGCGAAGGCAGATGAAATGATCAACGCGAGAGCGACTGTGAGCTTCATTGTGATGCAAGAGAGTGAATGGTGAGATGAAATTAGAAGgactatttatattatagatCTATGGAAATAAACGCGCAGATAATGAGTGgtgtaattaaatttatagcaaTTATGGCACGTATTGGAAGCTTGGTTTTATCTAGTTATAATATCAGACACGACAGATATAGTTCTAGCGAAGTATACTCAATATAGATAAAGAAATAAagatttacggcccgattcgaactttaaaatacatcaaaCATTTACTAAAAATACGATATTGATTAGATatgagtgtcaaaagtgacgtttcttcaaacaaaaacgtcattttttaCACTGACATCCAATCCATATATCGTATCTTCAGGAAATttatgacgtatcttaaagtttgaatcgggccgctagGTAGTTAGCACAAAAGTTAGTACAAAAGAAACTACTGAATTGAAGGAGGCAATGGAAAAGTCGTGGTCAGAGGCTCAGAGGGACGCGAATCTCGGTCCTCATCACCACTTGGATGGCCTTTTGCTTACCGGTGACCACACGGCTGTGGGTGAACACGCTCATGATCACATatccaaaatataatttttaggtaTACAATTAGTTGTAAATATGCTGTTAGGTACTAAACTTCACGTTAGACGTCTTTAGAGAAAAATATAGCGCTTAAACACCCTTAATAgtccttaaccttttgaacgctttatgtcataaacagaaacgagctaatgtaaacttaacttgaaagtgtgaaggttatactttgacagcgtccgccataacacctataagTAGTTGTCCCTGGCGGTGTGGGCAGCACTTAGTAGCggcgactttaggtgttcttgatcttagtgttcaaaaggttaaaagtaCCGTAAGCTGTCGAGTGTTACAGCGTAGGTATTTACGCTGTCAAAGAAATCTCTTTGTTTTCATATATGGTTTGtagctatatatgtatatatctaacGGTTGGTGgaaaatatattccctctgccttataTAGAAAACGCCGCTCAACATCATGTTTGCGAGTACGAAACATTTTTTAGATATGATTACAAATATCAATTAAAGGTAAGATCAAAATATAACTTGAATTAATGTTCAATACTTTGAACTCTGTATTTGattaaattagatttaaatCGATTGTTTCTTGTGGCCAGGGTGGCTGCCTATATTTTTCCACACGTATAtatgtaaatacctacctatttagggatgttataaattataatcaaatttagtacaaaactcaaataataatttattaagtacctaaataaataacaatcatATTCTAATACAGTAACTATTTTAAATTAGAGCTAATTTCACTGAGTCCTGGCTGGGGTGATGTTGGCAGCTTCATGTACCGTGGTGGTGTGCGGTTCGACCGCTGGCTGCTCTGACGGGGTCAGGTCGTGTGGAGCCTCGGATTCACTGCGGTAGGCACCGACTCCAGCTCCGGCTCCAACTCCGGCGATGGCTGAGGACCCATAGGCAGCGTGCGAGCCGTAGGACGACCCGTGGGATACAATCCGGCCTGGCACGATCGACGGCGAACAGCTCAGGAGTAGCGGCACATTGCATCCGCTAACATGAGCGCCTGGGAACACGCCGACCGCTCCAGACGACGCGGCGCCAATAGCGCCATACGAACTCGCATGTGGCGCGGCGTAACTCCCACCAAGCGACACGAATCTTGCTTCAGGCGCGTTATCTGAAGGTTCCATCTCCGAGAAGCTCATCATTTCAGGTTCTTCGTTAGCATTTTCTTCCATTTCGTCCGCTCGATAATGAGGTCCTCCATAGCCCCCGCCGTAGCCGCCGATATGAGCATGCCCGTAGCCGACGGGCCCGTAGGACTGCTGTGCGTGGTATGCAGGAATTGCGTGATGGTAGCCGCCAGCGGCAGCGCACGGCGAGATGTAGCCACCATAGCCGAGGTGTGACCGGGGTACCCTCAGGAATTCACCGTAGAACGGCTTAGCTAACCCCGACACTGCCAAGGACAAGACGCAAGCTATGACGACCTGCATTTTCGATATATCCAAGTACTGTGATCACATTTCATTACCCGctaacttttatatattttgcaaTCGAAACCAAATACCTTAGCTTGCATTATGAGTTGACACGCTATTTTTGCATACTCGATTTTGGGTCATATTTAACATTATGTATCTAACACGAATAATTGCAATTAAATCATATCTCTATGATCGACCTCAATTTGCGTGTACTTATTGTAATTtagattaaaatattcaaattctCACGTCCTAATGAATCCACTTTTCAGAGTTCTGTAAC is a genomic window containing:
- the LOC133521501 gene encoding uncharacterized protein LOC133521501; protein product: MKLTVALALIISSAFAAPTDDLILKERTKKSPSGSPYGAGGSYGTSYGPPCAGAAPLALYLAPQGAPHYREEEMTDEHSERARSYEGPSYGASASAISLAPAAPSGAVGYFPHGKIGPCGVPLLLSCAPNVVAGHLATHHGYAAPAYKQAENEETTELKEAMEKSWSEAQRDANLGPHHHHLDSLISTRVLTGDHTALGEHAHDHMSKI
- the LOC133521500 gene encoding shematrin-like protein 3; this translates as MQVVIACVLSLAVSGLAKPFYGEFLRVPRSHLGYGGYISPCAAAGGYHHAIPAYHAQQSYGPVGYGHAHIGGYGGGYGGPHYRADEMEENANEEPEMMSFSEMEPSDNAPEARFVSLGGSYAAPHASSYGAIGAASSGAVGVFPGAHVSGCNVPLLLSCSPSIVPGRIVSHGSSYGSHAAYGSSAIAGVGAGAGVGAYRSESEAPHDLTPSEQPAVEPHTTTVHEAANITPARTQ